A section of the Bacteroidales bacterium genome encodes:
- a CDS encoding ferredoxin family protein, translated as MAKVKGAIIVDTERCKGCNLCVVACPTDVIALNEQVNGKGFNPAFPENHSACTACMSCSMVCPDMCITVYRYKPQ; from the coding sequence ATGGCAAAAGTAAAAGGTGCAATAATCGTTGATACAGAACGATGCAAAGGTTGTAATCTTTGCGTTGTAGCTTGTCCTACGGATGTAATTGCATTAAATGAACAAGTAAACGGAAAAGGATTTAATCCTGCATTTCCTGAAAATCACAGTGCTTGTACCGCGTGTATGAGTTGCTCAATGGTTTGTCCGGATATGTGTATCACTGTCTATAGATACAAACCGCAATAA
- a CDS encoding thiamine pyrophosphate-dependent enzyme: MTPEEIIKKGTLVFEKTKLMTDANLSYCPGCGHGVAHRITMEVLEEMGIGDQTIGIAPVGCSVLAYDFMNIDMQQAAHGRAPAVATGIKRLFPEKYVFTYQGDGDLAAIGTNETIHACNRGENIVIIFINNGIYGMTGGQMAPTTLAGMKSSTSPYGRDLGMTGHPIKITELVANLPGVCFATRQAVHKPGLVRKAKKAIKKAFENQRDKKGLSIVEIVSNCNSGWKMTPVKSNEWLEENMLPVFPLGDIKG, from the coding sequence ATAACACCCGAAGAAATAATAAAAAAAGGAACATTAGTTTTTGAGAAAACAAAACTGATGACCGATGCAAACTTATCTTATTGTCCGGGATGCGGACACGGAGTTGCACACAGAATTACAATGGAAGTTCTGGAAGAAATGGGAATAGGAGATCAAACAATAGGTATTGCTCCCGTCGGATGTTCCGTTCTTGCTTACGATTTTATGAATATTGATATGCAACAAGCAGCTCACGGAAGAGCTCCGGCAGTTGCAACCGGTATAAAACGCCTTTTTCCCGAAAAATATGTTTTTACCTATCAAGGTGACGGAGATTTAGCAGCCATCGGTACAAATGAAACAATTCATGCGTGTAACAGAGGTGAAAATATCGTAATTATTTTTATTAATAACGGAATTTACGGAATGACGGGAGGGCAAATGGCTCCGACTACTCTTGCAGGGATGAAATCATCAACTTCGCCTTACGGAAGAGACCTTGGTATGACAGGACATCCGATTAAGATTACTGAATTAGTCGCTAACTTACCCGGTGTCTGTTTTGCAACAAGGCAAGCAGTTCATAAACCCGGCTTAGTGCGAAAAGCAAAAAAAGCAATTAAAAAAGCATTTGAAAACCAAAGAGATAAAAAAGGTTTGTCAATTGTTGAAATTGTTTCAAATTGTAACTCAGGTTGGAAAATGACCCCGGTAAAATCAAATGAATGGTTAGAAGAAAATATGTTGCCTGTATTTCCTCTCGGAGATATTAAAGGATAA
- a CDS encoding 2-oxoacid:acceptor oxidoreductase family protein, whose translation MTEEIIIAGFGGQGVLSMGKILAYSGIMQDKEVSWMPSYGPEMRGGTANVTVILSDERISSPVLRYYDTAIVLNQPSMDKFEETVKPGGLLLYDPNGIIHPPTRKDINIYKIEGAFEASKMKSSKTFNMIVLGAYLKIKPVVEMENILKGLKKSLPERHHHLIPLNEDAIKVGLAKVEEIQTA comes from the coding sequence ATGACAGAAGAAATTATTATAGCAGGATTCGGCGGGCAAGGTGTTCTCTCAATGGGAAAAATCTTAGCTTATTCCGGAATAATGCAAGACAAAGAAGTTAGTTGGATGCCTTCATACGGACCCGAAATGCGAGGTGGAACTGCAAATGTTACCGTTATTTTAAGCGATGAAAGAATCAGTTCTCCCGTATTAAGATATTATGATACTGCAATTGTATTGAATCAACCTTCGATGGATAAATTTGAAGAAACCGTTAAACCCGGAGGTTTATTGCTTTATGATCCTAACGGAATTATACATCCGCCTACAAGAAAAGATATTAATATATATAAAATTGAAGGAGCTTTTGAAGCATCAAAAATGAAGAGTTCAAAAACATTTAATATGATTGTTTTGGGTGCATATTTAAAAATTAAGCCGGTTGTTGAAATGGAAAATATCTTGAAAGGTTTAAAAAAATCATTACCCGAAAGGCATCATCATTTAATACCGCTTAACGAAGATGCAATCAAGGTCGGTCTTGCAAAAGTTGAAGAAATACAAACAGCTTAG
- a CDS encoding 3-methyl-2-oxobutanoate dehydrogenase subunit VorB, producing MEEFKLMKGNEAIAEAAIREGVDGYFGYPITPQSEVIEYLMLEEPYKTTGMVVLQAESEIGAINMVYGAAGAGKKAMTSSSSPGISLKQEGISYMAGSELPCVIVNVVRGGPGLGTIQPSQADYFQTVKGGGHGDYRLIVLAPASVQEMADFVEDGFDLAFKYRTPMMILSDGLIGQMMEKVKLKPQKTRLTEAEIRAKYGDWATIGHKPSERNIITSLELKSERQEKHNHKLQAKYREIEKNEIRYEKINCENADYLLVAYGSSARICQKTIQLGKEKGINIGLIRPITLWPFPSKVINDAADKVKGILSVELSAGQMVEDVRLAVNGKVKVEHYGRFGGMIHSPDEVLEALEQKIIGG from the coding sequence ATGGAAGAATTTAAATTAATGAAAGGCAACGAAGCAATAGCAGAAGCTGCCATAAGAGAAGGAGTTGACGGATACTTTGGTTATCCTATTACTCCGCAATCAGAAGTTATTGAATATTTAATGCTTGAAGAACCGTACAAAACAACAGGAATGGTTGTTTTACAAGCAGAAAGTGAAATAGGTGCTATAAATATGGTTTACGGTGCGGCAGGTGCAGGGAAAAAAGCTATGACTTCGTCATCGAGCCCCGGAATAAGCCTTAAACAAGAAGGAATTTCATACATGGCAGGTTCTGAACTACCCTGTGTTATTGTTAATGTTGTCAGAGGCGGTCCGGGACTAGGGACTATACAACCTTCACAAGCAGATTATTTTCAAACAGTAAAAGGCGGAGGACACGGAGATTACAGACTTATTGTTTTAGCACCGGCATCCGTTCAGGAAATGGCAGATTTCGTTGAAGATGGTTTTGATTTAGCTTTTAAATACAGAACTCCGATGATGATATTATCCGACGGTTTAATCGGACAAATGATGGAAAAGGTAAAACTTAAACCACAAAAAACCAGATTAACCGAAGCCGAAATCAGGGCTAAATACGGAGACTGGGCAACTATAGGACATAAGCCTTCTGAACGTAATATTATTACTTCATTAGAGCTTAAATCAGAACGTCAAGAAAAGCATAATCACAAATTGCAGGCAAAGTACAGAGAGATTGAAAAAAATGAAATAAGATACGAAAAAATAAACTGCGAAAACGCTGATTATCTATTAGTTGCATACGGTTCAAGTGCAAGAATTTGTCAAAAAACAATTCAACTCGGTAAAGAAAAAGGTATTAATATCGGTTTAATAAGACCGATTACACTTTGGCCCTTCCCGAGCAAAGTAATTAATGACGCAGCGGATAAAGTTAAAGGAATTTTATCGGTAGAATTAAGTGCAGGACAAATGGTTGAAGATGTCAGATTAGCTGTTAACGGAAAAGTAAAAGTTGAACATTACGGACGATTCGGAGGTATGATTCATTCTCCCGATGAAGTTCTTGAAGCATTAGAACAAAAAATAATAGGAGGATAA